The DNA region ATTTTCACACCCATGCTCATGCATCCAGACTTCACTATGCAGACCAGAGTCAAACCAGCTTATCCCAGGCTTTCTGTCACCCTCTCCTGGTGTAGCTGCTCTAGCTTTTCGTTCATGGTGTGTtggggaaaacttgactgtccatccCATGGCACTTTACTGGAAGATGTCTCAGTCTGCCAACACCGAGCTATCTTTTGGGTCTGCATGCTCCTGTCAACCAGAGCCAGTAATGTGAATGAGGCACGCTTTCGCTCTTGTTTAGGAAATGGTCAGAGCATCCATCAGAGGCTGGGGGatattttggcagcattttctgACCTACCAAAGGTACCTATCAGTGGAGGAGGATGATACAGACATGAGAGACTCCAACTGGCTGATGCAACTATACCGGGAGTCATGAGCAACTGATGCCCCCTGTGTAGACCGGCGCTTGTGGAGCAGAGCCACTGTATAGACTGGTGGGATTACATACATCATCATCCATCCCTTTGATGACCAGCAGCATGTCCAGAACTTCTGCATGAAGAAAGCAATGTTTTTGGAGCTTTGTGAACAGCTAGCCCCACCACAAGAATGAGGAAAGCAATGCTGGTCCAGAAACGGGTTGCTGTAActgtctggaagctggctacgTCTAACTCCTACAGGTccattgctaaccagtttggtgttAGCAAGTTGGCTGTGGGGTGTCCAAACTGTGCAGGGGCCATTGATGGGATTCATGTGCCCATAGTTTGCCGTCCTCAAGGAACACatgagtacataaactgcaaagggGACTCCATTATTATGCAGGCCCTTGTCGACCAAAGAAGCTGATTCATGGATGCCAACATAGGCTGCACTGGAAAAGTGCATGATGACAGGGTTTTCCCCAATCTGGAGTTACCATCGTGGACAGGCTGAGACACTGTGCCCAccaaatgacattgtcataaatggaGTAACTATATCTGCTACAGAAGACCCCCTTTTGGCTTGGGTTATGAAACTGTACCCTGATCTCAGAGACTGGGCAAAAGAAGGTTTAATCACACTGTCAGTAGGTGCAGAGTGGTGGTTGAAAGTGCATTTGGCAGATGGAAATCCTACTGGTGCTGTTCACAGAATTGTTTAGATTCCAGTGTTATCAGTGCTGTCTGCATCATTGTGCTCTTCCCAATCTTTGTGCAGCCAAAGGTGAGCCACTTCATTCAGAATAGACTCTTGACAGTAATGGATTGCTAGACTGATACACTCAGCCAGAAAGTACAACAGAAATTAGGGATGTTTTGTGTGACCACGTTATGGCCTTCCATGGACCAATGGATGCGAGAAAGTAGTATGTTTATCAATATATCTGTATAGCAATATCAACAATAAAGTACTATTGCTGTATGCTAGGGAGGCCAGTGATTGTTATGAATTTTTAATTATGGATGGAATGACTGCTTATACTATCATGGAGGGGCTGGTGGCTCTTATGCATTTTCTTATGGAGGAGATGAATTCAGGTTTTTACTTGTGGATTTGAAAAGTCATATTGAGATGTTGTTTTGCTGCATATGACTTCCCAGTTATGTCCCATCATGGTTTTATATTTGTTCTTTGAAGTGCATGTGTTATGTAGTTCATCTGTAGTGTTGGTAATAAACTGTTAATGAATTCAAAGTCTTTATATGTTAACATGAATGTATTAAAAAttactatttaaaaatgtataaggcCAACTGCCATGAagtgaacaaaataaaaaagtgtgtATCTCAAACAGTGAGCTGTCCAAACCTGTGAAACCaacgccaaaaaaaaaaaaattcctctacTTCAGAGTGTCCCCAGCCCCATGTTCTTTGCCCTTCTAGTGCTTTTGCATGCACTTGGCGCTGTTGCAGAGGGGTGGGAGGACTGCACAGGTGTGGAGGATTACAGGGGATACATTTGCCAAGTCCAACTAGAATTCAGTTCTGGTTTCATGGGCCACCCAACCACAAAATTATCCAATGGGTTCCTAATCTGCAGGACATGTAGCATGGATGGGACATCAGCCATGGTGCTGGTGCAAGAAGTGTAGGTGGAGTGGAAGCGTGCACTTTCCCAGTCATTAGCACAAGCAGCCTCTCAAACAGGtctttctgctgtgctctgtctttTTCCCTCCAGTGACGTCCCTGCTGAAGGAACTTCACTGAAAGTCTCTCATCAGACATTGCCTTTCAGTTTGTTGTGAATCCTTCTCTCTCTAGTACTGAAATTGCTGGCTGGCCCTGTCCAGGATGTGCTGTTGTGGACACATTTCCTCTTTGATTGCATTGTGACATCCCTGGCTTCTGCTGGACTGTGGCTGTCCTGCAGAGATAGAAGGGCCTGAAAACAGGAATGGAACAGGAAATTATTGTGTCAGTGCTTCAGAAAAGGTTCACTACATCATCACCAAAGTATCCTTGAAATCTCAAGgccaaaaaatgtaaaaaaatgctTCAGTATATTCCAAGAGCAAGGTTTTCCCAGAGGCTCCATGGATGCACATGAGAATTAAGCAGAATTTAAAGCCTTCACACAGAATGGTGAGGTGAAATTGACAActgatatatctttttttaaatattgcagaCAATTTCAGCCTTGGGGAGGTAGGAGGGTGATGCCCCTTGCCATGGTTTTCTACATGTGGTTTCACAATCCTTTCAAGCATTCAACATGCTGGAGGTTTCTGAATGGCAAAGGGATATTCTGGCTCAAGCTACCAGGAGCAAGCCTTCTTGTATGCTAATGAGGTTTTTGAAGCTTATGGTGACTGACAACACACCTACAAGGGGAATTGGCTGGTGACTTACAGAGGAGGGCCCAGCAAGTATGCCTTTTCCCAAAATGTGACTCCcatctgcagggccggctccaggcaccagcccagcaagcaggctcttggggcagccaacggagaGGGACGGCACATcaagcaattcagcggcgggtccctcggtccctctcggagtgaaggaccagccaccgaattgccaccgaagactgagGTGGCAGCGGTTGAGCTAATTGCgatagcagctttttttttttttttttgtgctgcttggggtggcaaaaaccctggagccggccctgcccatctGGAGTGTCTAATATAGGAAAAGTTTGCAACTATCAGCACCTGGGGTTGGATGAGAATACATGAAAACAACAAGATGCGGTGCTAGCTTCCACGTGTATTACTGTCTCCTGTGAGTTGCTGAAAGCTATCTGCATTCATGCCGTTACCCTGGTGCAGCTATAGCTCACGATATAACCTGCTTGGACTATAGCTGTCTATGGACTAcatgcacccctctccccaacaATGTAGACTCTTAATACTGCACACATGGATTATATACCTACCACAGGGACTGCCTGGAATCATAATAGAGAATGCATTCCTGTGCTGCCAGGTTCTCCAACATTTCGTGGTACACATGGTTATTTCTGGAACTCTTACTGAAGCTGAACATCTTGCTCTCATCATACTAGAGTTTTGCCAGAATCTGACTGTGATCCTGTGACCAGGTAGCAGCGTGCTCAGCAAAGGACTTCTTGTCAGTCACCGTAGCTAACACGTGAGATAGTTCACTCTGTTTCCAGTTCAGAGATCAGAATAAAATGGAAAGGTTAAACGATGAGCACCTGTTAGATGATGAGCACCTGGCTAGTCATGGGATAGAAAGGCCAAGGAACACTGTCCATAGGACGTGGAATATACTGTTGGTGGACTTTCAGGGGAACCAGGCCCAAGCTGCATCCATGCTGCAAATGATAGTTTGGACTCTAGCTTGGGCCCACCCCCACCGGCTCTTAGGTCCAGATGGCTTGCTGTCCTGAGTCAGACAGAATTGTGTGTGACTGAAAGGAGGGTTTAGACTTGAAGTTGAACTCAGGCTtatattgtagtgtagacctacccagaGAGGCTGGCCCTCTCCATAAATGCGCTCAAATCTACTGGTTCAAACCCTGTCTCTTCCCAACCTCATGATATTTTTCCAAGTATCTTTAGTCCTCCAATAGAACTTTCTGTAGAAAGGCAGAATTATCTGTCCTATAATATTGTAGAATGAAATAAGACTTGAGTGACTTAGAACACTTGGGGGGGAAAATATTGACTAAAAGAAAATTacaataaacaaatacatttcaaTATATTTGATCATGTTTCAAAAATCTTATGACTACTTTTATAAAACTTATAGCAAGCCCAAAACACTTCATTTTATAATTGGATATTATCATTTGCGCTATTCTTGTAGAACAATGAATTTTAACATTGGAAAGGTTTGTTGGGAAGAGGATAGAGGCTGGTTATTCTCAGTCAGCAAGAATTGAACAAAAATAATTATCTTAAAATTCTGCAGGGAAAATGTATGTTATATTTTAGGCAAAACTTTATAACCATTAGATAAACAATGAAACCATCTGAGgaaaaggttgtggaatccttttCCCTGGAGCTATTCAAGGCTACATTTAGACATTAAGCCAGTAGTTTGCAGTAACGATTCTAAAATCTCACTTGCTAAAATGACAGGGGTAGCATAGGTGACCTAGATATCCCTTTTAAttcaaattatttctgtaaattaAACACTTTTATGGCTACATGTAGTTATTTAATGCTATGATACAGGGTGTGGCATCCTGGTCTGCCAATCATAATTAAGATGGGAAGCTTATCCTGTATCATGTGCTTGTTACATAACAATTTTGTTAGGTGGTGTTGTATAAGAGCTGATATTTATACTATAGATAACCTGTATCTTTTGTCTAGTTATCCCAACATTTTATTCAGCTATCATATAAAAAAGAAGGCCTTGTAGAATTACAGCTTTAGAAATTGTTAACTGAAGGCTTAATTTTGGAATCCTTTGCTGATATATAATTATTTGATGACAGAATGAACAACCAATCCTTATTTGTTTTTACAGGGTTTTTTGGCTTCTAGGAGAAATAGTAGAAAATGCAAAACAACGAAATAATAAAGCCTGCTAAGTACTTCTCAGAAGTGGAAAAGAGTGTGCTGCTTGCATTAGTTGAAAAATACAAATATGTACTTGAGTGTAAAAAAAGCGATGCAAGAACTATTGCATTGAAACAACGTACTTGGCAAGCGCTTGCCCATGAATATAATTCTCAACCTAGTGTATCACTACGAGATTTCAAGCAGTTAAAGAAATGCTGGGAAAATATCAAGGCACGGACAAAAAAGATAATGGCACATGAAAGACGGGAGAAAGTAAAAAGAAGTATTAGTCCACTTATAAATACTCACATCATAGGGAAAGAGAAGATTGCCAGCATGATGCCTGAGCAAATGTACTTTTTACAGAGTCCACCAGAAGAAGATTCTGAATATCAACCTGATGCTTCTAATCAAGGTATAAATGCTACTATAGTGATCCAAGTAACACTGTTCTAGTTAAGGGTGTGTAtgcattttcattatttattctaTTATTAAAGGGGTTCAATTTAGCAGTGTAAATCTctctatttaaaatgttattgctggctattaaaaagtcatttcacAGCAAAAATACTGAGGGCTTCTGTATATTTCACTAGATACACAGTAGTAAAATCTGATTCTTTTACACGTGTGAAGAAAACTATGTACGTTTTTAAGTTACTGGTTATCGTTTAAACAGCTGACCTTTCCAGATGTGGATAGATCCTCTATTTCCTGATAGCCATCACACAGAAGAGGAAAGTCCCAAAGGGCACTTCTGATCTTTTAAAAAGCATTGCTTTGCTTGTTTGATCTCCAGCAATATTTTTCCTCACAAGCAGCAAGTTTAGATGTTATCCTCTGAGGCAAGAAATTCCCTATGCTCCCCTCTagcctctcttttttttaattaactcttaataaaacataaaaaaaaaacccacaaaactttCCACATCTATTTTTTCCTGGACTGTCACTGCAGTGGAATAAATCTATtctaacaaatttaaaaaaacctacatGTCTCACACAGGACATAATATAGTAGTATGACAGCATGCAGATAAAATACTGTAAAACCAACTTtctaaacataagaatggccatactgggtcagaccaatggtccatctagccagtatcctgtctaccaacagtggctggtgccagatgcttcagagaaaatgaaTAGAAAAGGGCAGTTTATCAAGTGCTCCTTCATGTGTCAtcctgtcccagcttctggcagtcagaggattagggacacccaaagcatgatgttgcatccctgaccatcttgcatAATAACCACTGATGGACTATCCTTCATGaccatatctaattcttttttgaaccactTACGCTTTTGGTCTTCAGAacttcccctggcaatgagttgcacaggctgactgtgcattttgtgaagaaataccTCATTATGTTTGctctaaacctgctgcctattaatttcattgggtgacatcTGTTTATTATGTGAaaaggtaaataacatttcctgatccagtttctccacaccattcatgattttatagacatctatcatatcccaccttggtcgtctcttttccaagctgaacagtctcaggCTTTTTAATTTCtcatcatatggaagctgttccatacccttaatcatttttgttgtccttctctgtactttttccagttctaatatatatttttgagatggggtgaccagaactgtacacagtatttaaggtgtgggtgtaccatggatttatatagtggaattatgatattttctgtcttatttatccctttcctaatggctttTAACatggttagcttttttgactactgctgcagatgttttcagagaactatccatgatgactccaagatctctttcgtgaggagtaacagctaatttagaccccatcattttatatgtatagttgagattgttttccaaagtacattactttgcatttgtcaacattgaatttcacctgccattttgttgcccagaagTTGCCCAGTTTTGTTACGTCCCTTTATGACATTTCAGTTAGTTTTGGAcgtaattatcttgagtaattttgtatcattggcaaactttgccaccttactgtttaccttTTTTCCCAGattatttgtgaatatgttgaacagcactgttatcagtacagatccttggggaaccctGCTGTTTatttctctccactgtgaaaactggaaaacggaccatttattcttaccctttgtttcttgtcttttaaccTATTTCTGATCCATGAGCAGACAGTTCCAAAAAGGACTGGtttttgcttaagagcttttggtgagggactttgtcaaaggctttctgaaaatccaaatgCATTACATAtcaactggatcatccttgtctacatgtttgttgacacaTCAAGGAATTCTAattgattggtgaggcatgatttccatttacaaaagccatgttgactcttcgacatattgtgtttatctattttattctgttatttattataatttgccccgtactgaaattaggcttactggtttgtaattgccaggatcacctcttgaacctttttttttttaaaaaaatcaccattaCATTAGTTATCATCCAGTCATCTGCTacaaaggctgatttaagcaataggttacatactacagttagtagttttgcactttcatatttgagttccctcagaactcttgcgtgaataccatctggttcttcATACTATTTAATTTaccaatttgtttcaaaatctcCTCTATCGACACTTCAGTTTAGGTCTgttcctcagattttttttaacctaaaaagAATGATTCTGGTATGGGAGTCTCCCTCTCATTCTCCTTAGTGAAGATCAATGTAAAGAACACATTTAGCTTCCTCACAACGGCCTTGTCTTCCCTGAATGCTCCTTTTGCACCTCAGTCAAATCAAtggcctcactgattgtttggcaggcttcctgcctctgtttagtttttgtgtcttttttgctagttgctcttcaaattcttttttggcctgcctaattatacttgcCAGAGTTGGTTACTTTCCATTTTCCTCAGGAGGATCTGACatccatttttaaaagatgtctttttgtctctaaccacctcttttactttggttagccatggtggcattgtTTTGGTCCtcctgttttttggttttgtttatttgggcGTATACATATAGTCTGAGCCAACTTTCCACATTTTTTTCATGGGCTGTCATTGCAATAGAATAAATCTATTCTaaccatatttaaaataaaaaacctccTACATATCTAACACAGGATATAATATGGCAGCAAGCCAGCATGCAGATCAAATAATGTAGAACTAGCTTTTGCTGAATCAATTTTAATAGCCACCATAGAATCCTCTTCcaaaatatttgttcttcatAGCCTTTGAGGAATTTTGCCCATAACGTATTAATATAACAATTACAGTATGGGTTTAATGTGCAGCTTAAATATGCTAAACCCAAAATCAGTGCAATGCTCTAGGTTTCTTGGTAATTATTGAGCCCTTTTTATTCCAAAAGCAGGTGCCAAGCCTTTAGTAAGTATCTGTATTGCGATAAATATCTAGACCATAACAAACCACTCTAGCCTCCTCCCTTGCCACATCAGAAGTAATCTCTTTCCAGTATGTAGCCACCTTATACCTCCCAGCTAATGAGAATACTACATAAATTTCATAGTAAATATGAGGCAGAAGCAATAAAAATAACCTATCCTGTTTTTGTATGTCTGCTTTTTTTACTACGTATTAAATGTTTTAGTTTTTTGTTAAGGACAATGCTATCGAGTGTATGAGAGTCAAATTCTTCAGCCTCTCCAACAAAGCAATGAGAGGTCTGAGCTCCTCGATGTAACTTAGTGAGAGTACGGCTCTGGTAGCATTTGTGCAGTAGTATGTGTGGAGTGAGTCCTCTTAAGGGAAGCACTGAGAGATCATGTAGTGGCATATATCCAGTATGATTTCACTCCAGTTCAGTTACTGCTCTCTTGATCTCCAGATTTCTCACTGTCACACAGAACAGTTGAAAGAGGGGGTCAGATTCTACATGATGTTCCTTTTCTTGTCCTCTTCCATAGTAAtactttacattattttatttaggGTTTAAAGGCCCCACTTCAGCaatgtacttaagcatgtgcgtCATTTTAGGTTTTACATGAGTTGCATAAAAAGGGACAtgctttcctcttcccctgcatatATGGTTGCATATATGTGTCCCCTTTCCAGCCCGCCCCCCACAGTTACCCGCTTGCTTATTTTGAAGGTAGTTGATGTGGAAGACTTAAGCTGCATTTTGTTGTTTGGACTAAAGCAGATGGATGGCCCTTTAAAGGTCATcctgaaaaaagtatttttctcctttgtttgCTAACTTACACCAGGTAGGAGTAATCCAGAACCAGAAAGGAGAGTGGCCCCAACCAAAGATAGCTTTTGCTGGTATTTtgatatttacctttttttttttagagattgCTACAACCCATGGAGCCCAATATTGTTGAAATTGTGGCCAGGTTTGTTTTCTGATTGTTCTTATTCAGATGGTAAATAGTGcccaaaaataaaaagagaacttATTTGATCTTATCTCAGAGCcttgcagcttgggtttgtattattttgttttttttttttttccttttatgaattaGAGGAGAAGGATCTTCTGTCTCACTCATGTACAAAATATCTGTTGGTATTTTTCACAGCAAAATAAATCAaagctttactggctggctaggtGTGTGGGAAATTATTCAGTAAGTTTTGCACTGCACTAGCATAAGAGAGATCCTGGGTTCTCTAAGAACGATCTTTAAATTTTATAGTGTAAATTTAAAACCCCTGCATAGTAGTTCTCAGctactgcttggtaatagtgaccataatataattaaatttagcactcctgtggtggggaaaacactacagtagcccaacactgtagcatttaatttcagaaaggaggtCTACACAAAAgttgaggaagttagttaaacagaacttaaaaggtacagtgtcaaaagtgaaatccctgcatgCTGCATGGatactttttaaagacaccataatagaggctcaatttaaatttgtactccaaattaaaaaaacatattaagagaaccaaaaaagtgccgcCGTAGCTaaacaacaaaggaaaagaagcagtgagaggcaaaaggcatcctttaaaaagtggacgttaaatcctagtgaagaaaatagaaaggagcataaactctggcaagtgagatgtaaaaatataattaggaaggccaaaaaagtgAAGAACAGCTACCTAAAGACTCAAAAGTAATGGcaacattttttaagtacatcagaagcaggaagcctgttaaacaaccagtggggccactagatGATCAAGAgcttaaaggagcactcagggacgATAAACCACTGCAGAAAAGCTAAACggattctttgcatcagtcttcactgctgaggatgtgagggagattcccaaacctgagccattctttttaggtgacaaatctgaggaactgtcctagattgAAGTGTCatgagaggaggttttggaacaaatagataaactaaacagcaataagtcaccaggaccagatggtattcacccaggagttctgaaggaactcaaatgtgacattgcagaactactaactgtagtttgtaacctatcatttaaatcaccttctgtaccaaatgattggaggatagctaatgtgacaccaatttttttaaagggctccataggtgatcctggcaattacaggccagtaagcctgacatCAGTACTGGACAAactaagagcataagaatggccgtactgggtcagaccaaaggtccatctagcccagtatcctgtcttccgacagtggccagtgcagggtaccccagagggagtgaacctaacacgtaatgatcaagtgatctctctctggttgaactatagtaaagaacaaaattggcagacacatagatgaacataacttgttgaggaagagtcaacatgttttttggaaagggaaatcatgcctcaccaatctactacatgtggacaaggggaatccagttgatatagtgtacctggacttaccgaaagcctttgacaagctccctcaccaaaggctcttaagcaaagtaaactgtcatgggataaaagggaaggtcctctcatgaacttgtaactggttaaaagataggaaacaaaaggttggaataaataatcagttttcagaacagagagaagtaaatagtggtgttccccaggggtctatACTGAGACCAATTCTagtcaatgtattcataaatgatctggaaaaaggagtcaatagtgagttggcaaaatttgcagatgatacaaaactactcaagatagttgtcccaggcagactgcaaagagctacaaaagaatctcacagaactgggtgactgggtaacaaaatggcagatgaaattcagtgttgataaatgcaaattaatgcacattggaaaacataatcccaactatacatataaaatgatggggtctaaattagctgttaccgctcaagaaagagatcttggagtcatggtgaagagttctctgaaaacatccactcaatgtgcagtggctgtcaaaaaagtgaacagaatgttaggaatgattaagaaagggatagataataagacaaaatatcatgttgcctctatataaatccatggtgcacccacatcttgaatactgtgtgcagatgtggttgctccatctcaaaaaagatatattggaattggaaaaggttgagaaaagggcaacaaaaatgattaggggtatggaacagctgccatatgaggagagattaataaaattgggacttttcatcttggaaaacgGATTACTGACGGGGGATATGattcaggtctataaaatcatgactggtgtggagaaagtaaataaggaagtgttatttactccttttcataataccagaactaggggacaccaaatgaaattaataggcagcaggtttaaaaataacaaaaggaaGTAATTTTTCACACAGcccacagtcagtctgtggaactctttgtcagaggatgttgtgaaggccagattataacagggttcaaaaaaaactagataagttcatggaggataggtccatcaatggctgttagccaggatgggcaggaatggtgtccgtagcctctgtttgccagaagctgggaatgggcgacaggggatggatcacttgatgattacctgttcattccctctgaggcacctggcattggccactgtcagaagacagcatactgggctagatggacctttggtctgacacagtatggccattgttatgttcTTAAGTAAACTCTTTCAATATAAAAATTTAATGCAACTTGAACCAAAGGTTACTTTGTTGACCCTGTCACTACCTCTGAGGGATCATTCACTACTATCTCTTGTAACTAGCTCACCTTAAAAATGTCATCTCCTTCTCCATCCTGTGGCGCCATGAAGACTTGATGTAATAGTGTAGCATGCTAGTGCACTTTAAACTTTGAGACTGCCAATCCTTTTTGTCtctgagatttgaaaatattgacTCCTTATTTATCCCTCTTCTCCACTCAGGTAAATATCTCAGCTGTGGTATTCAATCTCTTACAGAAGGAGTGTGGGATAAAAACTAGAAGGTGTTTCATCCTGTAAGATAGAGGTGCTACTCACCCTGAACGATTTCTTACGTCTTGAACTAGTAAATGAGCCAGACAACCATCTTAATGGTTATCATTCATCCACAGCAGCTAAACTGGTTCCCATTCTGTAGCTCCTTTTCTGTTGCACCATTTGTCACAAAGTGCCATTTTATTGAATGCAAATGGAAATAATATTGATCTCCAGGCACCAAAACTCCCATTCTATCAGAATAGGATAAACAAACTCTAGCAGTGTCTCATTTTAGCTTATCAAAAGGACAACAGATTGCACACATTGATTTGGCATACTGAGACTTCTTGAAATTCAGACCGTTTTCTGAGCATcagtggttaatttttttttaagagacttGGGCATgatccaaatatttaaaaaaattgcatacTGAGATATTTCCTATTCCAGGGCCATGAGAAGACAAATAGCCCCAGCATTTCTCACCATCCATGCATGCAGTTCCACTGCCAAGATAAAATCTATTACCTGTGCTTCTGGAGGggaaatgaataaaatatattttactgaaaGTGCACAGATGGCTTGAAACCACTTACATAATGTacaaaaataatcctttttcatTACTACTTAGATTTAACTCCACATAACCTGTCAGTTGCTTTCCAGATGAAAATCACTGATTTCCAGCATTCCTACaagattattaatatttattattttattttgtagtg from Gopherus evgoodei ecotype Sinaloan lineage chromosome 2, rGopEvg1_v1.p, whole genome shotgun sequence includes:
- the MSANTD3 gene encoding myb/SANT-like DNA-binding domain-containing protein 3, with the translated sequence MQNNEIIKPAKYFSEVEKSVLLALVEKYKYVLECKKSDARTIALKQRTWQALAHEYNSQPSVSLRDFKQLKKCWENIKARTKKIMAHERREKVKRSISPLINTHIIGKEKIASMMPEQMYFLQSPPEEDSEYQPDASNQESFSVSNRELCDEEKEIVHFPICEGTSQPEPSCSAVRITANKNYRSKATQEGALKKMHEEEHHQQMSILQLQLIQMNEVHVAKIQQIERECEMAEEEHRIKMEVLNKKKMYWERKLQTITKEWPVSSFNRPFPNSP